In Nymphaea colorata isolate Beijing-Zhang1983 chromosome 3, ASM883128v2, whole genome shotgun sequence, a genomic segment contains:
- the LOC116251449 gene encoding uncharacterized protein LOC116251449 yields MSISLTVMTFNLLEDQQADSPNAWEKRRDLCISVVTSYSPTIICTQQGLKSQLDYLQQGLPGYEQFGISRKGSQDITDQYCTIFYDKEKVELLDGGTFWLSESPSVPGSMSWGSEVPCIATWATFQLKRVEPPGFSFQIVNTNMDEFSPRARRRSALLTWQHLASLPPNLPVIYCGGFNSQKESTTGRFLLGRSREHGVIGDMRDAWHDARVRKNVSLIRTYHGFKGDKQGAVEFLKLIFRALCLCWDRQTQDLHVDWILYRGRSLVPICCEVVNDNIDGCYPSSHYPLFVEFMLPRTVRMVGEST; encoded by the exons atgagcatCTCTTTGACAGTGATGACATTTAATCTTTTGGAAGATCAGCAGGCTGACAGTCCAAATGCAtgggagaagaggagagatCTCTGTATTAGTGTCGTGACAAGCTATTCGCCAACAATCATCTGCACCCAACAAG GACTCAAATCGCAGTTGGACTATCTGCAGCAAGGTTTGCCAG GATATGAACAATTTGGGATCTCAAGGAAAGGATCACAGGACATCACAGATCAGTATTGCACTATCTTTTATGATAAAGAGAAG GTGGAGCTCTTAGATGGTGGAACATTTTGGTTGTCCGAGTCACCCTCAGTTCCTGGAAGTATGTCATGGGGATCTGAAGTCCCATGCATTGCAACATGGGCG ACATTTCAACTCAAAAGAGTTGAGCCTCCTGGGTTCAGCTTCCAGATTGTGAACACAAATATGGATGAATTCAGTCCTCGAGCTCGTAGGCGAAGTGCTCTGCTTACATGGCAACACCTTGCTTCTCTCCCTCCTAACTTGCCTGTCATATACTGTGGTGGATTTAACTCACAAAAAGAATCAACAACTGGTCGATTTCTGCTGGGAAGATCAAG ggAGCATGGAGTTATAGGTGACATGAGGGATGCATGGCATGATGCTCGAGTAAGAAAGAACGTCTCGCTCATAAGGACTTATCATGGATTCAAAG GGGATAAGCAAGGAGCAGTAGAATTCTTGAAATTGATATTTAGAGCTCTCTGCCTGTGCTGGGATCGGCAAACTCAAGACCTTCATGTGGATTGGATTCTTTATCGAGGCCGGTCCTTGGTTCCAATTTGCTGTGAAGTGGTTAATGACAACATAGATGGGTGCTACCCGTCATCTCATTATCCGTTGTTTGTGGAATTTATGCTTCCTCGAACTGTAAGAATGGTTGGAGAATCGACTTAA
- the LOC116251288 gene encoding photosynthetic NDH subunit of subcomplex B 1, chloroplastic, producing MSATTLPLPTKSFFSTVTNTSSSTKTPPSSLLLPPSHFHISAYPIPSSPPKPPSSSSVVTYLKKKNPWLDPFDFGDDPEMEYGELFADGKQEEDTRPPDNPDNEYGFLKFPFGYNVEIASLGLKIRGDVRRCCCMIAGGVYENLLFFPAIQLIKDRYPGVLVDVIASARGKQTYEINKNVRFANVYDMEDPFPIPSEYTDMVGVLKGRYYDMILSTKLAGLGHAAFLFMTTARDRVSYIYPNVNAAGAGLLLSETFTPEGMNLSEGGYNMYNQMVEWLGRPAKNVPRQEVPPLKVSISRKLKEVVEKKYKESGAEKGKFVVIHGIESDSQANMQSRGDPDSLLPIQVWAEIAKAVKGVRPVFVIPHEKERENVEEVVGDDSSIVFITTPGQLAALINDSVGVIATNTAAIQIANAKEKPSIALFCSEEKGRLFVPNAEDKRCKVIASKTGKLIDIDVEAVKNAAQFFEVALILA from the exons ATGTCTGCAACAACACTCCCACTTCCGACCAAATCCTTCTTCTCCACCGTCACCAACACCTCATCCTCCACCAAGACACCACCCTCCTCTCTTCTCCTCCCACCGTCCCACTTCCATATTTCAGCCTATCCAATTCCCAGTTCCCCTCCAAAACCACCGTCGTCTTCCTCAGTTGTCACTTACCTCAAGAAGAAGAATCCATGGCTCGACCCTTTCGACTTTGGCGATGACCCGGAAATGGAGTACGGCGAGCTCTTCGCCGATGGCAAGCAGGAAGAGGACACGAGGCCCCCAGACAACCCTGATAACGAATATGGATTCCTGAAGTTCCCGTTCGGGTATAATGTGGAGATCGCTTCATTGGGGTTGAAGATAAGAGGGGATGTGAGGAGGTGCTGTTGTATGATTGCCGGTGGGGTTTACGAGAATCTGCTCTTTTTTCCGGCTATACAACTGATAAAAGATCGGTATCCCGGCGTGTTGGTGGACGTGATTGCCTCTGCTAGAGGGAAGCAGACGTATGAGATCAATAAGAACGTCAGATTTGCTAATGTATATGATATGGAGGATCCTTTTCCTATACCTTCAGAGTATACAGATATGGTTGGCGTGCTTAAG GGGAGGTATTACGACATGATCCTGTCGACGAAGCTGGCGGGACTTGGGCACGCAGCCTTCTTGTTCATGACGACAGCGCGTGACAGGGTGAGTTACATCTACCCAAATGTGAACGCAGCAGGTGCAGGTCTCTTGCTTTCAGAAACATTCACACCTGAAGGAATGAATCTATCTGAGGGTGGCTATAATAT GTACAATCAAATGGTCGAGTGGTTAGGAAGACCAGCAAAAAACGTGCCAAGGCAAGAAGTGCCACCATTGAAGGTGTCAATCTCGAGGAAACTAAAAGAGGTCGTGGAGAAGAAATACAAGGAAAGTGGCGCAGAGAAAGGCAAATTCGTTGTCATTCATGGCATTGAGTCCGATTCACAGGCGAACATGCAGTCCAGGGGAGATCCAGACAGCTTGTTGCCTATTCAAGTATGGGCAGAAATAGCCAAAGCAGTAAA GGGTGTGAGGCCTGTTTTTGTCATTCCAcatgaaaaggagagagaaaacgtgGAGGAAGTGGTCGGAGATGATTCCAGTATTGTGTTCATCACTACACCAGGGCAG TTGGCTGCTCTTATCAATGATTCTGTTGGAGTAATTGCCACAAACACAGCGGCAATACAAATTGCAAATGCTAAAGAGAAGCCAAG CATTGCGCTCTTTTGCTCGGAAGAGAAGGGAA